A stretch of Borrelia turcica IST7 DNA encodes these proteins:
- a CDS encoding vWA domain-containing protein has protein sequence MLTFNSPLYLFLLIILPLIIYYSHFLKDRGGKIKFPISLYGNVGSLKFKDYGLNVLYFTTYSFFYLAIIGMVLTLAGPSISKKKMSYLSNGADIIIVLDISPSMGAVEFSSKNRLEFAKELIKYFAFQRENDNIGLVAFAKEASLIVPLTVDREFFAKKLDDLYIMDLGNGSALGLGISIALSHLKHSEAPRKSVIVLTDGVVNSDEVYKDQVINLAKGLNVKIYSIGIGSNEELSVEFKLRSGKFYQGTLKEVYDPSMLFEISSRTGGLFYSVNDDFSFKFAIQDFSKKENVERKVKISVENKDIYNEFLLVIFCLLVLYFIFSKVFLKEVL, from the coding sequence ATGTTAACATTTAATTCTCCCTTATATTTATTTTTACTTATAATTCTTCCTTTAATAATTTATTATAGCCATTTTCTTAAAGATAGAGGGGGGAAAATTAAATTTCCAATATCTCTTTATGGAAATGTTGGTTCTCTGAAATTTAAAGATTATGGATTAAATGTATTGTATTTTACAACTTATTCTTTTTTTTATTTGGCAATAATAGGCATGGTCTTGACCTTAGCGGGACCTTCTATTTCGAAAAAGAAGATGTCTTATCTTAGCAATGGGGCGGATATTATTATTGTATTAGATATATCACCTAGTATGGGTGCTGTTGAGTTTTCCTCTAAGAATAGACTTGAATTTGCAAAGGAATTAATTAAGTATTTTGCTTTTCAAAGGGAGAATGACAATATTGGTCTAGTGGCTTTTGCAAAAGAAGCTTCGTTAATAGTTCCACTTACAGTTGATAGGGAGTTTTTTGCTAAAAAATTAGATGATCTTTACATAATGGATCTTGGGAATGGTTCTGCTTTAGGTCTTGGAATTTCAATTGCTCTTTCTCATTTAAAACATTCAGAAGCTCCTAGAAAGTCCGTGATTGTTTTAACGGATGGAGTGGTTAATTCGGATGAAGTGTATAAGGATCAAGTAATAAATCTTGCTAAAGGATTGAATGTTAAAATTTACTCTATTGGAATTGGTAGTAATGAAGAGCTTAGTGTTGAGTTTAAATTGAGGTCGGGTAAGTTTTATCAGGGTACTTTAAAGGAAGTTTATGACCCCAGTATGCTTTTTGAGATTTCAAGTAGAACAGGAGGACTTTTTTATTCTGTAAACGATGATTTTTCATTTAAATTTGCAATTCAGGATTTTTCAAAAAAAGAAAATGTAGAGAGGAAAGTTAAAATTTCTGTCGAAAATAAAGATATTTACAATGAATTTCTCTTAGTAATATTTTGTTTATTGGTTCTTTATTTTATATTTTCTAAGGTCTTTTTAAAAGAGGTATTATGA